GCCCCAACGAGGAAATGTCAACGGACAAGACGAATCTTTGGCCGACCAGGTTATACACTGGTTATTACGTGTGTTGAGAGTAAAAGTGCAGAGCTATAACGCGCGAGCTCGAAACGCCTCGTTAAGGCGTGACGTAAGCTTTTTTTTAGCACCCTCGTGATCGCACACAAAGAAGCAATCAGAATGTGACTTGCAGTGACTTCATCTTCCACAATACGCGTTTTACATAAGCGAGGATGTATTTTTGCAGTTGAAGCAACAATTATTTCATGTaagaattataataaataaacgcgAGCAATGCATAAAGTTCACTTATCGTCGTCAACTGTATACAACAGAAGACGAAGCACTGCGTAGAAGACAAACAGTCGCAGATTTTTTGTTGTCGTCAATCATACgacatttataataaaacgacaTTTCGCTCAAAATTACGGCTTCGttccaaatgaaaaaaaaaatcccgaTTCATCGCTAACAGTATTTTACTCGAAGCCGCGCGTGTGTCGTTTATTCGAAGAGAATTAGCGGAAGTTTTACCGAGTTATCGCCGAGAACGAACATAAAATCCTCGACACACGTGGTTAAAATGAGTCCGCGAACCAAAATTGCCACCAGCAAAAGTCAAATCTTAACCAATGTCATCTTCAATTACGCTCCGGCAGACGGATGTGAAAAAAAGCAACACTGATGATCGCGTTATCGCTCGCTGCAGCTGTTATGTAAAGCCGAAATTTCCGCTCGCGGGGGCTATCGCCATTATGATATATGACGTGTATTCCGCGTACGCGTAATGTTTATATGTGGGACTCGGGAAGGCTTTGGCGATGAACAAATTAATACATACATAGATATAGATTGAATGCtgatttattgttgaaaaatcaaaagtatatgGTTACAACTTTAAGGTCGATCTATTGTCTCTCCTTCGAACTAAGATTGCCAAGCCAGTGGACAGCCGTGATTAGTGCCATGAAGAACGCGGCAATGAGGAATAGAATATCGATCGCCGTGATGAATTTCCCAACATCTACTTCTCGTGCTCTCCTCGCCTGCTCGACGGCGAATTGATGATCTCGTTCGGTCCTGGCATCCTCGTACGCGGCCAGAGCGTCCTCGAGCTCGGGGAACGTTTTGCAGGCATGGAGCCCTAGCTTGTGGAAAGCGTCGTCGGGAATTCCGTGCACTACGTACTTAACGGTTATCCGCTCGGCGAGATCGGCCTGGATCGCCATACGGCGTATGCGATGCATGTACTGCACCAACGTCTCGCCCTTCTTCGGAAAGCTTTTTCGAATGTTTTCGTGGATCGCGAATCTATCCACCTCATGGTTGAACTGAATGTCCAGCGCTCTCTTCAGCTCTCTCCAAGACCGTACATTTTTGCTAGTCTGTAGCCAGTCGTTGGCGGCTCCCGTGAGCGCACGCTTGGCTATAAAAAAGGTCTGAAAATCGTCCCAGCCGCAGGCGTTCGCCAGCTCGTCAACGCTTCTTATCCAGAACTTTACGGACTGCAGCCTCGGGTTACCGGAGAACTTGGCGACCGAGTCGGTCTCGTCTCTGTAATACACTTTCGGCAATATAACCTCCACAGGCTTCTCCCAGACCGACTCGTTCTCGGTAGGTTCAGCAGGTTCGGTCGCTGCCGATTCTTGCTGGCGCGTGTAAAGATGGCTGCACGTCGGTACTTGATACATGATGCTTATGCTCTGCTTGGAAATTACCTCATCTGCTTTTCTTCGACGTTCTCGTTACGGCCTCGTTTTCCGTTTTCGCAGCGTCTTTTCCGAATTTCCTCGGCGTCGCAGCTTCTTTCTCCCTTGAGACCTGGTGCTGTTGCGCTCTTACAGGTGCAGACTtaaattcactttttttcgATATCTTAACTTGCCCTGATTCACACGACGGCGTACCTCCTTGTTTTCTTCGAGCTTGACGTGTCTCGTTCTCTCAGTCTTTGGCAATACGCGCTTTAAAATCAAGAGaaaattaacagaaaacaCTTGAGAAGCTTGGTGACTAGAAGAGGATTCTTACTCGTCGAAGGTCGTTCTAGAACTGATGCTCCGTCTTGGCCATCGCATCGGTCCTTTGCACGGATTAGGTCCTTCGAGGGGGGGCTGTAAGTGCAATTTGGCAGCGTCGCATCGGTACACAGGTAGCCGGCTGACCGGCATTTCTCGGTAGACGAGAGCTACCCGAGTAGAGGTAATTGCAtgcaccccccccccccgcactTCGCGATATCGTCCCTTTAACGGCGACGCATCTGGTTGGTTATAACAGCGCGGTGGcgctaaatttgaaaaatgtactTTCCGATACACGTGCCCGCATGATGATTCTTAGCTCTTGTGCGATTGTCAGCATCTCGCTTTGCTCAGGAGAGGAACAACACTTTCTTACACacataaataataatgctCTAAGATTGTACGTACGCCAAAAAAACTCGGTTCATTCACACGACAGCATaaggcagaaaaaaaaaatatatatatatacacaagtGCACCATTCGCAGCAAAAGTGAGATAAGCCATGTGGTGCCATGGACCAGCAGATTCcgaataaacaaaaaacaaagttCTCGGATGTTAGAgggaagagaaaaataaacaatgacGTTAGTGTCGTGCGACGATCGTTGCCGAGCATTTCCTCTCGCGGGGCGATGACGTTATAGCCGCTGCTCGCTTGAATATTCCTATATGGCCTGTGTCGCTGTGTGCGTGAAATTACGAGGCGACAGAGCAACatcgcgcgcaagagagacaCGAGTCGATCCGATGTGTTTGCTTTGGGCTTTAGATTTTAAGAGTTATAGGCGGAGACGAAAAATTTCCATTGATTTCGAGTTATTAGAGATTAAAGTACGAGCTTGTTGGGAATTCGAAGACTATGCACAACTTGAAGTTCATTCGACGCTTCTTCATTAATTTTTGACACGCGTAGTAAAACAAGTTTGAAAACGTTTCGTAATAACaatgttttttgttttgattcaTCGGAGATTTCGATGCGTCGATGAGTACGCATAATTCCTCTGGCGAATTAcaatttgtaatttgtttatgacGCAGAGTAGTGGACGAGCGAGAGTGTAGAGGTCATTCGCACGCAGCTATACACATGGCATACTTTATAGAAATACCGTTAATGGTAAAGATTAGTTTTTAATTCCGAGGTATACACGTGAGCTCTCGAGCGCGAGATACAAGAATTCAAATTAACTTCGCATCAGCGTCGGAACTTTCTGACGATTGCGTATTCAGACTGGGCAACGCGTGTTTTTTGCCCTCATCTCGCCGGAGAAGTATAGAAAAAGAAGTGAAGTAAATAGCGCGTACATAGGAAACGCACACATGACTTAGTATAGAGTGTTGACTTTGAGCTATTACTGTCTTGACGTCTTCCGAGGTTATAAATATAGTGAGATAGAATACTGTAGGTATACAGTAAGGAATTTCCAatcatttttaactttttacaCCAATTATGCATAGGTGAGGCGACTTATAATTCACACCACTTTTATTTTATGgctttaaatttgaatttaaataagACACTTGGTTATCCGCACTGCTTCTTTATGCACAGAGGAAGAGGAAGGTCTATAATGCGGTTCATCAATATACAGTTTATACAAGTAGGACGTCTCGTTTGTTCACCGTGTGCCCGTGTTGAAAGCGCACTTAAAAGCGATGACAATTTGTTTCTTTTAGCGAACCTGTCTAGCAAAAGTTCCGCATCTTATATTGCAATTATATAAACTCGCGTAATAATGGATTATTTTATCGTGAATacttaaaagttatttttgtatCGTTATACATTCTGTTGACTAATATGCTGCCTtatatcttttatttttatcaatttccgTGATTCCAAGTGCGAAAAGAATTGGATAACGCGCAAGTTCGTCTGGATGATCGActatcttttattatttttatcaccAGGATTGTAAGGTCACATTTACGAAAATTAGCCGTTTACAAAAAGCTAAGGAACTCAACGCGGTTAAACCTTTAAACCCATTCATTCCCAATGTCTATTTCGGGCAAGCTACACTGCTCGAAaaactctttctctttctatttcgATCTCGGCCTAGCATTTTTCTCTATTTCCAC
The sequence above is a segment of the Nasonia vitripennis strain AsymCx chromosome 3, Nvit_psr_1.1, whole genome shotgun sequence genome. Coding sequences within it:
- the LOC103315581 gene encoding uncharacterized protein LOC103315581, yielding MYQVPTCSHLYTRQQESAATEPAEPTENESVWEKPVEVILPKVYYRDETDSVAKFSGNPRLQSVKFWIRSVDELANACGWDDFQTFFIAKRALTGAANDWLQTSKNVRSWRELKRALDIQFNHEVDRFAIHENIRKSFPKKGETLVQYMHRIRRMAIQADLAERITVKYVVHGIPDDAFHKLGLHACKTFPELEDALAAYEDARTERDHQFAVEQARRAREVDVGKFITAIDILFLIAAFFMALITAVHWLGNLSSKERQ